Within Euryarchaeota archaeon, the genomic segment ACACGCGTCCTGCGCTCTCGTATAGGAGCATGATTAGGGCGCGGTCGCGCGGGTGGTTCGTGGCGTCAGCCAGGCTCTTGATCTCGCCGGGCGATAGGAGGTCCTTGGGAAGTTTGTGTGATTGCAAGGGGTTGCCCGTCTTGATCCATGCGACGAGTGGGGGATGTGTTTGCGCGTCGGGTGCCAGGAGGTCCTTGTAGAAACTCTTCAGGAATCGTTTGGCGCCTGCCACGGTTTCGGGCGCGCAACGGTTGGACATTTCGCTCAGGTAGGCCTTGATGTCGTTCCTGGTGGCCTTCTTGTAGGGTTTCTTCAGGTGGCGTCCCCAGAGGCGCGCATGCTTGGCTTTGAACGTGCGCGTTACGATTGATTGACCTGCCAAGTGCCAATCCTGATCCAACC encodes:
- a CDS encoding phage integrase N-terminal SAM-like domain-containing protein, producing MNTRREQELKREWESPDFTKGQRETLLGLDQDWHLAGQSIVTRTFKAKHARLWGRHLKKPYKKATRNDIKAYLSEMSNRCAPETVAGAKRFLKSFYKDLLAPDAQTHPPLVAWIKTGNPLQSHKLPKDLLSPGEIKSLADATNHPRDRALIMLLYESAGRV